A genomic region of Micropterus dolomieu isolate WLL.071019.BEF.003 ecotype Adirondacks linkage group LG11, ASM2129224v1, whole genome shotgun sequence contains the following coding sequences:
- the lg11h2orf50 gene encoding uncharacterized protein C2orf50 homolog isoform X2, whose amino-acid sequence MDNVRRVSSAGYRLTLPERNNGTRQVTTQPPADRTRSAKGDAAFAELKPDKSDAVKLDKVWKEVVWSERRAVREWEKNWDFLRNYDQMGQLKSEEPLPSYVSHFSDRIPNTTNQMFGSRLSTPLGSELVRLDRLKLWSRSHHKRKLDPEMLPC is encoded by the exons ATGGACAATGTTAGGCGCGTGTCCTCTGCAGGCTACCGGTTAACCTTGCCGGAACGAAACAATGGGACCCGGCAGGTAACGACCCAGCCACCAGCGGACAGGACGAGATCCGCTAAAGGAGACGCGGCCTTCGCGGAGCTGAAGCCGGACAAGAGCGATGCCGTCAAACTGGACAAAGTGTGGAAAGAGGTGGTATGGAGTGAGAGGAGAGCAGTGCGGGAATG GGAGAAGAACTGGGACTTTCTCAGGAACTATGATCAGATG GGACAGCTGAAGTCAGAGGAGCCTTTACCCAGCTACGTGTCGCACTTCTCTGATCGCATCCCCAACACCACCAACCAGATGTTTGGCAGCAGACTGTCCACTCCGCTGGGGAGTGAACTGGTCAGACTGGACAGGCTGAAACTCTGGTCCAGAAGCCATCACAAACGCAAGCTGGATCCAGAGATGCTGCCCTGCTAG
- the lg11h2orf50 gene encoding uncharacterized protein C2orf50 homolog isoform X1: MPITRMDNVRRVSSAGYRLTLPERNNGTRQVTTQPPADRTRSAKGDAAFAELKPDKSDAVKLDKVWKEVVWSERRAVREWEKNWDFLRNYDQMGQLKSEEPLPSYVSHFSDRIPNTTNQMFGSRLSTPLGSELVRLDRLKLWSRSHHKRKLDPEMLPC; the protein is encoded by the exons TACCAGAATGGACAATGTTAGGCGCGTGTCCTCTGCAGGCTACCGGTTAACCTTGCCGGAACGAAACAATGGGACCCGGCAGGTAACGACCCAGCCACCAGCGGACAGGACGAGATCCGCTAAAGGAGACGCGGCCTTCGCGGAGCTGAAGCCGGACAAGAGCGATGCCGTCAAACTGGACAAAGTGTGGAAAGAGGTGGTATGGAGTGAGAGGAGAGCAGTGCGGGAATG GGAGAAGAACTGGGACTTTCTCAGGAACTATGATCAGATG GGACAGCTGAAGTCAGAGGAGCCTTTACCCAGCTACGTGTCGCACTTCTCTGATCGCATCCCCAACACCACCAACCAGATGTTTGGCAGCAGACTGTCCACTCCGCTGGGGAGTGAACTGGTCAGACTGGACAGGCTGAAACTCTGGTCCAGAAGCCATCACAAACGCAAGCTGGATCCAGAGATGCTGCCCTGCTAG